Genomic DNA from Pseudodesulfovibrio senegalensis:
CGTATTTCGGCCGTCTGGTGGCCGAGGCCGAAAAACAGGGCCGCATCTGCGCCCTGCCCCACGACCCGGATTTGCCCGTGCATACGGCGTGGGATCTGGGCATGAGCGATTCCACGGCCATATGGTTCGTGCAGATGGGGCCGGGCGGCGAGTGCCGGGTCATCGACTATTACGAGGCGCAGGGCATGGGGCTGGACCACTACGTGCGCGAACTGCAGGCGCGCGAGTATGCCTACGGCAGGCACATCGCGCCCCACGACATCCGTGTGCGCGAGCTGGGAACCGGCAAATCGCGGCTGGAGGTGGCCCGGTCGCTGGGCATCCGTTTCGATGTCTGCCCGAATATCCCGGTGCAGGACGGCATCAACGCGGTGCGCTCCCTGCTGCCGCGCTGCTGGTTCGATGAAAAACGCTGCCAAGCCGGGCTGGAGGCATTGCGCCACTACCGCCGCTCCTTCAACGAGCGGGCCGGGGACTTTGGGGCACGGCCCGTGCACGACTGGACCAGCCATGCCGTGGACGCGTTCCGGTATTTCGCGGTGGGTTTTCGTCAGCAAACAGACCGGCCCCGGCCCTGCCGTGCCGAAAATCGTTACGACCCTTTTGAACGGCTTGCCGGGCGGGATGATTATGCAGGGAGGCAGCGCTCATGAGCGTGCAACGGGTACGGGAACGCCCGGAACGGCTGCGCACCCTGCCGGACAACGGCCGGTACGTGTGGCTGCGGCTGGTGGACGCTGCCGGGGAGTATGGACAGGCCGCAGTGGCCGAGGCCGGGGATTGTCTTGAGGTGCACCTGGAAATGACGCGCTGGGGACCGCGGGCCATGCGCTCCCTGCAGCGGGACATGGGCTGGCTGCATGCCGAGGCCCGCAGGCTGGGCAAAGCGCGTATTCTGGGTATCAAGGGAGTGTCCGGCGAATCCTGCCTTGGTACGGAAAACGGTTCGGGCCGGTGTTCCCCGGACGGGCCGGACAACTCGGTGGACGGGCTGGACGTGGACCGCACATGGGTGCGTTTTACCGCGCGGCTCGGATTTCGCGATCACGGGCTGGTGCATACGGCGGTGCTGCCTGTGCCGAGCGCGGAATCGTCACCGGTATAATAGTTTGTAATAGATGAAAATAACGCGGTCGTCGGGTGCCGATAATTGTGTATAAATGTGACCCGCGACAGGGGCGGCCGGAGTTGGTGCCAAGAAGGGCGGCAGCAGTGGGGGGGGGGCGGGTCAGGCGTTGGCGACCATGATGTCGCCGCCCGAGCGTTCGGGCGCGCCCATGAAATTCACCAGCGTATAGTTGGTGGTGTTGTCGAAGTTGTAGACCGTTTCGCTCTGCTGCACCAGTTGCAGGCGCGAATCGTCCACCATGGTGGTGCGCGAGTTGTCCTGCTGATGGAAATTGTAGACCGTGCGGTCATCCACGTTGTTGCTGGTCTCGCTGACGATGGTGCGCGAAAAGTCGTTGTGCACGTTCTGGCGGTTCTGGTCCACGATGTTGGTCACGGAGTTGTCGGTCTGGATGACGTTGTGCACGTCCTGCTGGTGGACGGTTCTGGATTCGTCCACGTTCTTCACTTCCGTGTTTTCCTGCACGTTGCTCACCGCATGGTTTTCATTCAGTTCGGTGTTGTGCTCGGTCTGTTGCACCGTGGTCTGGTTGGTGGTGTTCACGGTGTTCACGTCGTTTTCCACATTTGTTTCGCTGTTGGTGACGTTGTTCACCGTGCGCTCCACGCTCATGTCGGTCTGCGGATTGCGCGAGTTGTCCTGATGGATGTTGTTGGTCTGGTTGTCCTCGAACACGGTCTGCATGTTGTCCACGTTCTGGATGTTGGTGGTTTCCTCGCGGCTGGTGATGTCGTCGTTGTCGATGGTGATCTGCGTGGACGCGTCGGTTTCGGAATTGATGGTCTGGCTGAAGTCGAGGGCCTGTCCTTTCTGTCCGTTGACCATGTCCATGAACCCGTCGACCTTGGTGTCCACGGTCATGGGCTCGGCATAGCCGTTGGATGTGGGAATCCAGCCCGGGTCTACCTTGGTGGGTTCCCATCCCTTGGATTCGCGGGTGGTGGTGTGGTTGATGGCCGGAGGATTGCTGGTATGGCCGATGCTCGGCCCGTGCCACGACGTGAGCTTGCCGGGCATGACGAATCCGCCGGGCTGTACCGGAACGAATCCGGAGAGCGTGGGCGCGGAAAGACCGATGGACGGGGCAATGGGAACGTGCGCGGATTCCACGGGCATGGAAATGCCCATGGCCGGGACTATGGGTACCGAGCCTGTGGGGTTTTCCGTCATGGCCACCCGTCCGGCCCCGCCCCCGCCGGGCAGGTTGTAGGAAACATTGCCCCCGGCAACCGGCGAAACCGGGCCGCCGCCCGAACCGGTAGCCGAAGAACCGCCGCCCGAGACCGCAGCGGGAGAGCCGCCACCGGACCCGCCGGACGTGGTCCCGCCTGACCCTGAAGACATGCCGGAAATTATGGATGTGCCGCCCCCGCCGGAAACGATGCCGCCTGCTCCGGCGCCGGAAACAATCGTGGGGCCGCCGCCCGAGACCGTTGTTCCCGCGCTGCTGCCCGCTGTTCCTGCCGGGCCGATGCCGCCTGATCCGCCTGACGATCCGCCGCCGGACCATCCGCCTGCGGCCAGCCCCGCAGAGCCCCCCACGTTGGTCGAGCTGCCCGTACTGCCGCCCACGTTGACGCTGGCCGAACTGCCGCCGCCTCCGCCGGACATGACGCCCGAGGAGCCGCCCACGTTGGCGTTGGGATTGGAGAAGCCGCCGGTGTTGGCCGCGCCCGAGGAGCCGCCCACGTTGATGTTGGGGTCCGGGCTGACGCCCGTGCCGCTGACCGGAGCCGGGCCTGTGTTGGCGGAATAGGGGATTCGGGCCGGGGAAGTGTCTATGGGAACATGGGCCGGGGTGGTGTCTATGGGCACGTGGCCCGCTTCTCCGGGCGTGACGTGACCAGCCTCGCCGGCCATGAAATGACCTGCGGGGCCTGCCGTGGTGCTGCCGGCCGGTCCGGCCACGATGAAATCGGTGAATCCTTCCATGGTGTCTCCCCAAGGCGGTTTCCCGACAGTCCCTTGCTTCCCGTGGAAACGCTGTTTCCTACCTTTTCACTCTTTATCAATACGCCTGCCGGAAATCCCCGTCAAGCCGAACCCGCGTGGGCGTTTCGCGGTTTTTTATCCCTGCCCCTGTCAACAGGGAAAAAGCGTCCTTTTGTTTCCTGCGCGGTGGTCTCAGGCCTCCGGGCCGCAAAACACGGGCTAGGATGGTGTCCGGCCCCGTTGCCCCAAGGCCGGTCCCGGCGCGATTCGCCGGGATACCCGCGTCATCCGGGTCCGGGAGACCCGCATTTGCAACGAACAACAAGGAGAACGCGAGAAAATGTCCATGTTCATCGAAGAGAGTTTTGTGACCCAATACTGCACGGATGTGCATCTTGCCTACCAGCAGCGCGGGTCCAAGCTCCGCAACACCGTGCGGCTCAAGACCGGAATCAAGGGGTCCAAGTGCGTGTTTCAGAAAAACGGCAAGGGAACCGCGGGCAAGAAGACCCGCCACGGCAACGTGCCGCTCATGAACCTCGATCATTCCACGGTGTCCTGCACGCTGGAGGACTGGTACGCCGCGGAATACATCGACCGCCTCGACGAGGTGCGCACCAACACGGACGAGCGCCTTGTAGCCGCCAATGCCGGAGCATGGGCCCTGGGCCGCAAGGTGGATGAGCTGGTCATCACCCGCATGGGCAAAGGGTCCAATGTGGTGGCCGAGGATGCCACGGGCCTGACCAAGGGCAAGATTCTGGCCGGGTTCGGCATGCTCAACGGCGCGGACGTGCCCGACGACGGCAACCGCTTTGCCGTGGTGGGGCCGCACCAGTGGAATGAGCTGCTGAACATCGAGGAATTCAAGAGCGCGGACTATGCGGGCGACCGCTACGCGTGGCTCAAGGGCACGGAATCCCGCTGCTGGCTGGGCATCACCTGGATGTTCCACACGGGCCTGCCCCTGGACGGGGGCGCGCGCCGCTGCTTCATGTACCACAAGAACGCGGTGGGGCTGGCCGAGGCACAGGAGGTCAAGGCCTACATGGACTGGGTGCCGGAAAAGGCCGCGCATCTGGTGGACCACCTGCTCTGCGCCGGGGCCTGCCTCATCGACCCGGACGGCGTGGTGGAGATTCGCTGCGATGACGATGCGGCCATCGTCTAGCTTTTGCTGGGCCGTTGCGCCTTAAAATCGATAACTTTGCGAAAATGAAAAGGAGTTCATATGGCTTATAAATCCGAAGATATGCGTCTTATGGGTGGCGTGCCGGGGCAGCAGTTGTTTCTGTACCGCTGCGAGGACGCGGCCGCCGATGTGAAGGTGGCCGGGTACTTTGACGCGGCCGTGGACGAATACCATCTGGACACCGGCGATGTGGTCATCGCCTGTTCCGGGGCTGCCCATGCCGGGGCCGTGGAGCTGTTGGTGGTGGCGGTGGACGGCGGCGTGGCCAGCGTGGTCGGCGCGGCCTAGCATTTGAACCCGGGCGGTGCGGCTTCCCAAGGGTTGCCGTGCCGCCCGCAAGCAAAGGAGTGGCCCATGGGCGGTTCCATGAGCGGCGCTGTTGTTTCCTCGGTGATTTCTCTGGTGGGGGGCGGGTCGTCCTCCCGGGGCGATT
This window encodes:
- a CDS encoding terminase large subunit domain-containing protein, producing MNECYVPRTHQAEIERNLRRFSVLVCHRRFGKTVLCVNRLVECAANSARPDWRGAYIAPLYRQAKAVVWDILKHHCRMRGESGVKFHEGELRADFANGARIRLFGANNPDSLRGLYLDGVVFDEVAQMPYRVWSEVVRPALSDRRGWAVFIGTPRGRNALYRLWNMARNDPDWFAAMYRASETGVLDPGELDAARREMSPEEFDQEFECSFSAAVQGAYFGRLVAEAEKQGRICALPHDPDLPVHTAWDLGMSDSTAIWFVQMGPGGECRVIDYYEAQGMGLDHYVRELQAREYAYGRHIAPHDIRVRELGTGKSRLEVARSLGIRFDVCPNIPVQDGINAVRSLLPRCWFDEKRCQAGLEALRHYRRSFNERAGDFGARPVHDWTSHAVDAFRYFAVGFRQQTDRPRPCRAENRYDPFERLAGRDDYAGRQRS
- a CDS encoding phage capsid protein, whose protein sequence is MSMFIEESFVTQYCTDVHLAYQQRGSKLRNTVRLKTGIKGSKCVFQKNGKGTAGKKTRHGNVPLMNLDHSTVSCTLEDWYAAEYIDRLDEVRTNTDERLVAANAGAWALGRKVDELVITRMGKGSNVVAEDATGLTKGKILAGFGMLNGADVPDDGNRFAVVGPHQWNELLNIEEFKSADYAGDRYAWLKGTESRCWLGITWMFHTGLPLDGGARRCFMYHKNAVGLAEAQEVKAYMDWVPEKAAHLVDHLLCAGACLIDPDGVVEIRCDDDAAIV